One region of Brassica napus cultivar Da-Ae chromosome A10, Da-Ae, whole genome shotgun sequence genomic DNA includes:
- the LOC111206267 gene encoding glycosylphosphatidylinositol anchor attachment 1 protein-like isoform X3, whose translation MLEMGAEVSYQKFQPEGNHFHPLHFFSGPASYTNLGNVSCAAYGVNVAGIIRAPRGDGKESIVLVTPYDFLNGGDYEALSLGIASSLFSLLARVTWLSKDIIWLVADSRYGDYRPVAAWLTEYHTPSFEVSDLSKCDELNPSDSFRRAGTVAAALVVKVDGRSERFEDTLSIYAEASNGQMPNLDLINVVNYLAVHRQGFYVKVEKVVSLLSSSWLKTVGEIFEAVGKVARSLNPDWKFGIPAADYLEGSATLASSLYSQALGIPTGPHGAFRDYQVDAITLKVSPRFPPDSKGRQHEFCLRGAQLLEGTIRSVNNLLEKFHQSFFLYLLTSPGKFISVGVYMIAFALLVAPLPMVAASLYIDGCTTQNPAENLKSWKWLDAAKQVFALHLLGFIVTLLPYLICQVPGEQSPTNRSIIWATTSSSLLLITFVTVPGCSPFSSRLHGTNWAVLKSVTISAAFIGLCLMSIINFATAEIGALLLVPMCLMVRPIRPDLRSRRVKSLVRALCSMVLVTIGFPVMFFAISKGLIGEGLVGLGLGGEFWTWLESLWAWKSATYLYIGMVHLPCWLLCLCILFHPS comes from the exons ATGTTAGAAATGGGTGCTGAAGTTTCTTATCAAAAGTTCCAGCCTGAAGGGAACCACTTTCACCCACTGCACTTCTTCTCCGGTCCTGCTTCATATACAAATCTAGGGAACGTCAGTTGTGCTGCTTATGGCGTCAACGTTGCTGGGATTATAAGAGCCCCTCGTGGTGATGGAAAAGAGTCTATTGTCCTGGTCACTCCCTATGATTTCTTAAATGGTGGAGATTACGAGGCTTTGTCTTTAGGCATTGCCAGTTCTTTATTCTCCTTGCTCGCTAGAGTTACCTGGCTTTCCAAAGACATTATATGGCTTGTTGCTGATTCTCGTTATGGAGACTATAGACCTGTTGCCGCATGGTTAACTGAATACCACACACCTTCGTTTGAAGTCTCTGACTTGTCCAAGTGCGACGAGCTTAATCCATCTGACAGCTTCAGACGGGCTGGAACGGTGGCTGCTGCTTTGGTTGTGAAGGTTGATGGTAGAAGCGAAAGGTTCGAGGACACGCTAAGTATCTACGCAGAGGCATCTAATGGGCAGATGCCAAACCTCGACCTCATCAATGTTGTGAATTACTTAGCGGTGCACAGGCAGGGCTTTTATGTTAAGGTGGAGAAGGTTGTATCTTTACTCTCCTCTAGTTGGCTGAAGACTGTTGGGGAAATATTTGAAGCTGTTGGAAAAGTGGCTCGTTCGTTAAATCCTGACTGGAAGTTTGGTATCCCAGCCGCAGATTATCTTGAAGGCAGTGCTACACTAGCAAGTTCACTCTATTCCCAG GCCCTTGGTATCCCTACTGGTCCTCATGGAGCTTTCCGTGATTATCAAGTTGATGCAATTACTTTGAAAGTTTCACCTAGATTTCCTCCCGACAGTAAGGGAAGACAACACGAGTTCTGTCTGCGAGGTGCCCA GTTACTTGAAGGAACTATAAGATCAGTGAACAATCTCCTTGAGAAGTTCCATCAATCGTTTTTCCTTTACCTATTAACTTCCCCAGGCAAATTTATCTCTGTAGGAGTCTACATGATCGCCTTTGCTCTTCTTGTAGCCCCTCTTCCTATGGTTGCTGCCTCTTTATACATTGATGGATGTACCACTCAAAACCCTGCCGAAAACCTCAAGTCATGGAAGTGGCTAGACGCAGCTAAACAGGTCTTTGCTTTGCACCTGTTAGGTTTCATCGTCACACTGCTTCCATATTTAATCTGTCAAGTACCGGGAGAACAATCTCCAACAAACCGCTCCATCATATGGGCCACTACATCTTCTTCGCTTCTCCTTATAACCTTTGTCACAGTCCCGGGTTGCTCTCCCTTCTCCTCTCGCCTCCATGGAACCAACTGGGCTGTCTTGAAATCAGTGACCATCTCAGCTGCCTTCATCGGTCTATGCCTCATGTCAATAATCAATTTCGCCACCGCAGAGATTGGAGCTTTGCTACTAGTGCCAATGTGTCTAATGGTTCGTCCTATAAGACCCGATTTGAGATCCAGACGTGTTAAGAGCCTGGTGCGTGCGTTGTGCAGCATGGTATTGGTGACCATTGGGTTCCCGGTCATGTTTTTCGCAATCTCTAAGGGATTGATAGGAGAAGGGCTCGTGGGGTTGGGTCTCGGAGGAGAGTTTTGGACATGGTTAGAGTCGTTATGGGCATGGAAGAGTGCTACATATCTATACATAGGTATGGTTCATCTTCCTTGCTGGCTCCTTTGCCTCTGTATTTTGTTTCATCCTTCTTAA
- the LOC106355971 gene encoding probable aspartic proteinase GIP1: MGGLTHLIVFVSMFAAITLISEAQYLIPVTKDEPTKQFYTTVNIGAGGMSSPVNLLLDLGTNLTWLNCRKIRLLSSLHAVSCKSSTCKSIPGNGCDVTNTCLYTQPRPLGKNTAVATGRVVQDNATIFTTQSGKPISIAPSRRFTFSCAVEKYLQGMAPRIAGVVALSPGEFPFWREIASAYNIIPKFALCLPSSGRGLGYFYIGTHSFGGSNPVPMTLTPLKIDSGKYLVSVTSIYVDGVSLTLDPSLLEGGAQLSTVVPYTVLQTDIYNALAQSFMLKAKKIGMSETTGHAPFKHCFEEGASAKNMDVSVMEIGLPGNGREVKWRFQGANMVERVSETVICLAFVDGGNKPNESMVIGTHQLQNYLIEFDLSTTRMAFSDPLVLHNIGCSK; this comes from the exons ATGGGTGGCCTTACTCACCTCATCGTCTTCGTCTCCATGTTTGCAGCCATAACTCTGATATCAGAAGCCCAATACCTTATTCCGGTCACCAAAGACGAACCCACCAAACAATTCTACACCACTGTCAATATCGGAGCCGGCGGAATGTCGTCTCCCGTTAACCTCCTACTCGATCTCGGAACCAACCTAACGT GGCTCAACTGCCGCAAAATCAGATTATTATCATCACTCCACGCCGTCAGTTGCAAGAGCTCCACCTGCAAATCAATCCCCGGCAATGGCTGCGACGTCACAAACACCTGTCTTTACACGCAACCAAGGCCTCTAGGTAAAAACACCGCAGTGGCCACGGGCCGTGTAGTTCAAGACAACGCCACCATCTTCACTACACAAAGCGGAAAACCAATCTCCATAGCTCCTTCCCGCCGCTTCACATTCTCCTGCGCCGTCGAGAAATACCTCCAAGGCATGGCCCCTCGCATCGCCGGAGTTGTGGCTCTTTCTCCGGGAGAGTTCCCGTTCTGGAGAGAGATTGCGTCAGCGTATAACATCATCCCCAAGTTTGCTCTCTGCTTGCCTTCTTCCGGCCGCGGCCTCGGGTACTTCTATATCGGCACCCATTCGTTCGGTGGGAGTAACCCCGTTCCGATGACTTTGACGCCGTTGAAAATCGACTCGGGAAAATATCTAGTCTCCGTTACGTCGATCTACGTTGACGGAGTTTCTTTAACGTTGGACCCAAGTTTGCTTGAGGGCGGAGCCCAGCTCAGTACAGTGGTTCCTTACACCGTACTACAAACCGATATCTACAATGCTCTTGCTCAGTCTTTTATGCTAAAAGCAaag AAAATAGGAATGTCTGAGACCACAGGACATGCGCCATTTAAACATTGCTTCGAAGAAGGCGCTTCAGCGAAGAACATGGATGTGTCAGTGATGGAGATTGGACTGCCAGGGAATGGAAGGGAGGTGAAGTGGAGGTTTCAAGGTGCGAATATGGTAGAGAGAGTGTCGGAGACGGTTATTTGTTTGGCATTCGTCGATGGAGGAAATAAACCTAATGAGTCCATGGTCATTGGGACACATCAGCTTCAAAACTATTTGATCGAATTCGATTTAAGCACCACGCGAATGGCTTTTAGTGACCCACTCGTGCTCCATAACATTGGCTGCTCCAAGTAG
- the LOC111206270 gene encoding stem-specific protein TSJT1 — protein MLGIFSGAIVSLPEELVAAGNRTPSPKTTGSVLVNKFVEKNPSAVSVQVGDYVQLAYSHHKESPLRPRSFGAKDEIFCLFQGSLDNLGSLKQQYGLAKNANEVLLVIEAYKTLRDRAPYPANHVVSHLSGDFAFVVFDKSTSTLFVASDQEGKVPLYWGITADGYVAFADDIELLKGACGKSLASFPQGCFYSTALGGLRSFENPKNKITAIPAREEEIWGATFKVEGAAVLAHGE, from the exons atgttgGGAATTTTCAGCGGAGCTATAGTATCATTGCCGGAAGAGCTGGTGGCTGCCGGGAACCGAACTCCGTCGCCGAAGACAACCGGATCGGTCCTAGTCAACAAGTTCGTAGAGAAAAATCCCTCTGCCGTGTCCGTACAGGTCGGCGACTACGTGCAGCTTGCTTATAGCCACCACAAAGAGAGTCCTCTCCGGCCAAG GTCATTTGGGGCTAAGGATGAGATATTCTGCTTGTTCCAAGGCTCACTTGACAACCTAGGAAGCCTTAAACAACAATATGGGCTGGCAAAGAATGCAAACGAGGTTCTCTTGGTCATTGAGGCTTACAAGACTCTCCGTGACAGAGCTCCTTACCCAGCCAACCACGTCGTGTCACACCTAAGTGGCGATTTTGCCTTTGTGGTCTTTGATAAATCAACCTCCACTCTGTTTGTAGCCTCT GACCAAGAAGGTAAGGTACCATTGTACTGGGGGATAACAGCTGATGGGTATGTGGCATTTGCTGATGATATTGAGTTGCTAAAAGGTGCTTGTGGCAAATCTCTTGCTTCTTTCCCTCAAG GCTGTTTTTACTCGACTGCCTTAGGTGGGCTTAGGAGCTTTGAGAACCCTAAGAACAAGATCACTGCCATTCCTGCTAGAGAGGAAGAAATTTGGGGAGCCACCTTCAAG GTGGAAGGAGCAGCAGTTCTTGCACATGGAGAGTGA
- the LOC106433652 gene encoding probable aspartic proteinase GIP2 — protein MASCLNLFLFSFLSVVFISNSQISDSLNGVVFPVTRDLHTGQYIAQILLGDSSEPVKLVVDLSGSLLWFDCSSGHVSSSRSLVSGSSSGCLKAKVGDERVSRNAECDLLVRNGAVGIAARGELARDVLSFGSVSSPATVDVLFACAPPWLLRGLASGAQGVLGLGKAQISLPSQLAAETNERRRLTLFLSQSNGVVSTSSVEDVFGVAASKALVYTPLSTGSSGSYVINVKSIRVDGKRLSVDGPLSVELSTVVPYTMLESSVYAVFAEAYNKAATKAKSVAPFSLCFTSSSEVDFPAVDLSLQSEMVRWRIQGRNLMVDVGGGVRCLGIVDGGSSLVSPIIMGGLQLEGFVLDFDLGNSMLGFGQRTRSTSDSLQPESL, from the coding sequence ATGGCTTCTTGTCTTaatctcttcctcttctccttcctttCCGTTGTATTCATTTCAAATTCGCAGATATCTGATTCCCTTAACGGCGTCGTTTTCCCTGTTACTCGCGACCTACATACCGGTCAATACATCGCACAGATTCTTCTCGGCGACTCGTCGGAGCCCGTCAAGCTCGTCGTTGATCTCTCCGGTTCGCTTCTATGGTTCGATTGTTCCTCGGGACATGTTTCCTCTTCTCGGAGTCTTGTCTCCGGGAGCTCTAGCGGCTGCCTGAAGGCGAAGGTCGGGGACGAGCGAGTATCGCGTAACGCGGAGTGCGATTTGCTTGTGAGAAACGGCGCCGTTGGTATCGCGGCGAGAGGAGAGCTTGCAAGAGACGTCTTGTCATTTGGATCTGTTTCTTCTCCGGCAACCGTTGACGTACTCTTCGCTTGTGCTCCTCCGTGGCTCCTACGTGGGCTCGCTAGTGGGGCCCAAGGAGTATTGGGCCTAGGAAAGGCCCAGATCTCTCTTCCCTCGCAACTCGCCGCGGAAACTAACGAACGACGTCGTTTAACGCTTTTCCTGTCGCAGTCGAACGGCGTCGTCTCAACGAGTTCGGTTGAAGATGTTTTCGGAGTTGCCGCGTCTAAAGCCTTGGTCTACACTCCGCTGTCAACCGGCTCGAGTGGCAGTTACGTGATTAACGTTAAATCAATCAGAGTCGACGGTAAAAGGCTCTCCGTGGATGGTCCGTTGTCTGTGGAACTAAGCACGGTGGTCCCTTACACGATGCTGGAGAGCTCTGTCTACGCGGTGTTTGCAGAAGCGTATAATAAAGCTGCGACTAAAGCTAAGTCGGTAGCACCGTTCAGTCTCTGCTTCACGTCTTCGAGTGAGGTAGATTTCCCGGCGGTTGATCTGTCACTGCAGAGCGAGATGGTGAGGTGGAGGATTCAGGGGAGGAATCTAATGGTGGATGTTGGTGGTGGAGTCCGATGCTTGGGTATTGTTGACGGCGGGTCGAGCCTGGTCAGCCCGATTATAATGGGCGGGCTTCAGTTAGAAGGCTTTGTATTGGACTTTGATTTGGGTAACTCGATGTTGGGATTCGGACAAAGAACACGCTCTACTTCAGATTCCTTGCAACCAGAATCCTTGTAG
- the LOC111206267 gene encoding glycosylphosphatidylinositol anchor attachment 1 protein-like isoform X2 → MKARVCKSLLHYNAFSNIMRKNNGIALCEVQRLIGNYMLEMGAEVSYQKFQPEGNHFHPLHFFSGPASYTNLGNVSCAAYGVNVAGIIRAPRGDGKESIVLVTPYDFLNGGDYEALSLGIASSLFSLLARVTWLSKDIIWLVADSRYGDYRPVAAWLTEYHTPSFEVSDLSKCDELNPSDSFRRAGTVAAALVVKVDGRSERFEDTLSIYAEASNGQMPNLDLINVVNYLAVHRQGFYVKVEKVVSLLSSSWLKTVGEIFEAVGKVARSLNPDWKFGIPAADYLEGSATLASSLYSQALGIPTGPHGAFRDYQVDAITLKVSPRFPPDSKGRQHEFCLRGAQLLEGTIRSVNNLLEKFHQSFFLYLLTSPGKFISVGVYMIAFALLVAPLPMVAASLYIDGCTTQNPAENLKSWKWLDAAKQVFALHLLGFIVTLLPYLICQVPGEQSPTNRSIIWATTSSSLLLITFVTVPGCSPFSSRLHGTNWAVLKSVTISAAFIGLCLMSIINFATAEIGALLLVPMCLMVRPIRPDLRSRRVKSLVRALCSMVLVTIGFPVMFFAISKGLIGEGLVGLGLGGEFWTWLESLWAWKSATYLYIGMVHLPCWLLCLCILFHPS, encoded by the exons ATGAAGGCCAGGGTGTGTAAGTCTTTGCTCCATTATAATGCTTTCTCCAACATTATGAGGAAAAACAACGGAATAGCTCTTTG tgaAGTTCAGAGGCTCATTGGAAACTACATGTTAGAAATGGGTGCTGAAGTTTCTTATCAAAAGTTCCAGCCTGAAGGGAACCACTTTCACCCACTGCACTTCTTCTCCGGTCCTGCTTCATATACAAATCTAGGGAACGTCAGTTGTGCTGCTTATGGCGTCAACGTTGCTGGGATTATAAGAGCCCCTCGTGGTGATGGAAAAGAGTCTATTGTCCTGGTCACTCCCTATGATTTCTTAAATGGTGGAGATTACGAGGCTTTGTCTTTAGGCATTGCCAGTTCTTTATTCTCCTTGCTCGCTAGAGTTACCTGGCTTTCCAAAGACATTATATGGCTTGTTGCTGATTCTCGTTATGGAGACTATAGACCTGTTGCCGCATGGTTAACTGAATACCACACACCTTCGTTTGAAGTCTCTGACTTGTCCAAGTGCGACGAGCTTAATCCATCTGACAGCTTCAGACGGGCTGGAACGGTGGCTGCTGCTTTGGTTGTGAAGGTTGATGGTAGAAGCGAAAGGTTCGAGGACACGCTAAGTATCTACGCAGAGGCATCTAATGGGCAGATGCCAAACCTCGACCTCATCAATGTTGTGAATTACTTAGCGGTGCACAGGCAGGGCTTTTATGTTAAGGTGGAGAAGGTTGTATCTTTACTCTCCTCTAGTTGGCTGAAGACTGTTGGGGAAATATTTGAAGCTGTTGGAAAAGTGGCTCGTTCGTTAAATCCTGACTGGAAGTTTGGTATCCCAGCCGCAGATTATCTTGAAGGCAGTGCTACACTAGCAAGTTCACTCTATTCCCAG GCCCTTGGTATCCCTACTGGTCCTCATGGAGCTTTCCGTGATTATCAAGTTGATGCAATTACTTTGAAAGTTTCACCTAGATTTCCTCCCGACAGTAAGGGAAGACAACACGAGTTCTGTCTGCGAGGTGCCCA GTTACTTGAAGGAACTATAAGATCAGTGAACAATCTCCTTGAGAAGTTCCATCAATCGTTTTTCCTTTACCTATTAACTTCCCCAGGCAAATTTATCTCTGTAGGAGTCTACATGATCGCCTTTGCTCTTCTTGTAGCCCCTCTTCCTATGGTTGCTGCCTCTTTATACATTGATGGATGTACCACTCAAAACCCTGCCGAAAACCTCAAGTCATGGAAGTGGCTAGACGCAGCTAAACAGGTCTTTGCTTTGCACCTGTTAGGTTTCATCGTCACACTGCTTCCATATTTAATCTGTCAAGTACCGGGAGAACAATCTCCAACAAACCGCTCCATCATATGGGCCACTACATCTTCTTCGCTTCTCCTTATAACCTTTGTCACAGTCCCGGGTTGCTCTCCCTTCTCCTCTCGCCTCCATGGAACCAACTGGGCTGTCTTGAAATCAGTGACCATCTCAGCTGCCTTCATCGGTCTATGCCTCATGTCAATAATCAATTTCGCCACCGCAGAGATTGGAGCTTTGCTACTAGTGCCAATGTGTCTAATGGTTCGTCCTATAAGACCCGATTTGAGATCCAGACGTGTTAAGAGCCTGGTGCGTGCGTTGTGCAGCATGGTATTGGTGACCATTGGGTTCCCGGTCATGTTTTTCGCAATCTCTAAGGGATTGATAGGAGAAGGGCTCGTGGGGTTGGGTCTCGGAGGAGAGTTTTGGACATGGTTAGAGTCGTTATGGGCATGGAAGAGTGCTACATATCTATACATAGGTATGGTTCATCTTCCTTGCTGGCTCCTTTGCCTCTGTATTTTGTTTCATCCTTCTTAA
- the LOC111206267 gene encoding glycosylphosphatidylinositol anchor attachment 1 protein-like isoform X1, translated as MATENRDKEEEEVKTDDGSPKIKPRPIVQLGIFLISHSPVFSVVFSAAGVMALLLLPLLAKNTYISENALMPGSARSMLSHRDVSDGSKLVNDIKSFRLNHEGQGVEVQRLIGNYMLEMGAEVSYQKFQPEGNHFHPLHFFSGPASYTNLGNVSCAAYGVNVAGIIRAPRGDGKESIVLVTPYDFLNGGDYEALSLGIASSLFSLLARVTWLSKDIIWLVADSRYGDYRPVAAWLTEYHTPSFEVSDLSKCDELNPSDSFRRAGTVAAALVVKVDGRSERFEDTLSIYAEASNGQMPNLDLINVVNYLAVHRQGFYVKVEKVVSLLSSSWLKTVGEIFEAVGKVARSLNPDWKFGIPAADYLEGSATLASSLYSQALGIPTGPHGAFRDYQVDAITLKVSPRFPPDSKGRQHEFCLRGAQLLEGTIRSVNNLLEKFHQSFFLYLLTSPGKFISVGVYMIAFALLVAPLPMVAASLYIDGCTTQNPAENLKSWKWLDAAKQVFALHLLGFIVTLLPYLICQVPGEQSPTNRSIIWATTSSSLLLITFVTVPGCSPFSSRLHGTNWAVLKSVTISAAFIGLCLMSIINFATAEIGALLLVPMCLMVRPIRPDLRSRRVKSLVRALCSMVLVTIGFPVMFFAISKGLIGEGLVGLGLGGEFWTWLESLWAWKSATYLYIGMVHLPCWLLCLCILFHPS; from the exons ATGGCGACGGAGAATCGGgataaggaggaggaggaggtgaagACCGATGATGGATCTCCGAAGATCAAACCGAGACCGATTGTTCAGCTGGGAATTTTCCTCATCTCTCACAGTCCCGTCTTCAG TGTGGTTTTCTCTGCTGCTGGGGTTATGGCGCTGCTGCTGTTACCGCTGCTTGCAAAGAACACTTACATCTCCGAGAATGCTCTAATGCCAG GCTCTGCAAGGTCTATGCTCTCTCATCGGGATGTTTCTGATGGAAGCAAACTGGTGAATGACATTAAGAGCTTCAGACTGAATCATGAAGGCCAGGGTGT tgaAGTTCAGAGGCTCATTGGAAACTACATGTTAGAAATGGGTGCTGAAGTTTCTTATCAAAAGTTCCAGCCTGAAGGGAACCACTTTCACCCACTGCACTTCTTCTCCGGTCCTGCTTCATATACAAATCTAGGGAACGTCAGTTGTGCTGCTTATGGCGTCAACGTTGCTGGGATTATAAGAGCCCCTCGTGGTGATGGAAAAGAGTCTATTGTCCTGGTCACTCCCTATGATTTCTTAAATGGTGGAGATTACGAGGCTTTGTCTTTAGGCATTGCCAGTTCTTTATTCTCCTTGCTCGCTAGAGTTACCTGGCTTTCCAAAGACATTATATGGCTTGTTGCTGATTCTCGTTATGGAGACTATAGACCTGTTGCCGCATGGTTAACTGAATACCACACACCTTCGTTTGAAGTCTCTGACTTGTCCAAGTGCGACGAGCTTAATCCATCTGACAGCTTCAGACGGGCTGGAACGGTGGCTGCTGCTTTGGTTGTGAAGGTTGATGGTAGAAGCGAAAGGTTCGAGGACACGCTAAGTATCTACGCAGAGGCATCTAATGGGCAGATGCCAAACCTCGACCTCATCAATGTTGTGAATTACTTAGCGGTGCACAGGCAGGGCTTTTATGTTAAGGTGGAGAAGGTTGTATCTTTACTCTCCTCTAGTTGGCTGAAGACTGTTGGGGAAATATTTGAAGCTGTTGGAAAAGTGGCTCGTTCGTTAAATCCTGACTGGAAGTTTGGTATCCCAGCCGCAGATTATCTTGAAGGCAGTGCTACACTAGCAAGTTCACTCTATTCCCAG GCCCTTGGTATCCCTACTGGTCCTCATGGAGCTTTCCGTGATTATCAAGTTGATGCAATTACTTTGAAAGTTTCACCTAGATTTCCTCCCGACAGTAAGGGAAGACAACACGAGTTCTGTCTGCGAGGTGCCCA GTTACTTGAAGGAACTATAAGATCAGTGAACAATCTCCTTGAGAAGTTCCATCAATCGTTTTTCCTTTACCTATTAACTTCCCCAGGCAAATTTATCTCTGTAGGAGTCTACATGATCGCCTTTGCTCTTCTTGTAGCCCCTCTTCCTATGGTTGCTGCCTCTTTATACATTGATGGATGTACCACTCAAAACCCTGCCGAAAACCTCAAGTCATGGAAGTGGCTAGACGCAGCTAAACAGGTCTTTGCTTTGCACCTGTTAGGTTTCATCGTCACACTGCTTCCATATTTAATCTGTCAAGTACCGGGAGAACAATCTCCAACAAACCGCTCCATCATATGGGCCACTACATCTTCTTCGCTTCTCCTTATAACCTTTGTCACAGTCCCGGGTTGCTCTCCCTTCTCCTCTCGCCTCCATGGAACCAACTGGGCTGTCTTGAAATCAGTGACCATCTCAGCTGCCTTCATCGGTCTATGCCTCATGTCAATAATCAATTTCGCCACCGCAGAGATTGGAGCTTTGCTACTAGTGCCAATGTGTCTAATGGTTCGTCCTATAAGACCCGATTTGAGATCCAGACGTGTTAAGAGCCTGGTGCGTGCGTTGTGCAGCATGGTATTGGTGACCATTGGGTTCCCGGTCATGTTTTTCGCAATCTCTAAGGGATTGATAGGAGAAGGGCTCGTGGGGTTGGGTCTCGGAGGAGAGTTTTGGACATGGTTAGAGTCGTTATGGGCATGGAAGAGTGCTACATATCTATACATAGGTATGGTTCATCTTCCTTGCTGGCTCCTTTGCCTCTGTATTTTGTTTCATCCTTCTTAA